A single uncultured Methanobrevibacter sp. DNA region contains:
- a CDS encoding phosphopantothenoylcysteine decarboxylase has protein sequence MSIGGTFEPIDPIRGITNKSSGKMGLELAKQAYIRGFDVTLIVANVSVKIPSVFNVIEVETAGEMNDAISELIATQDIFISTAAVSDFKFEDKESHKIDSSKALSINLKPTIKIIRQIKKLNPNIFLVGFKAEFNLSKQDIIASAKQQIKDAGTDLVIANDVSDENCHFGSDNNKVWIVDNENIINVPLTSKKEVARIIFDVILKKF, from the coding sequence ATAAGTATTGGTGGAACTTTTGAACCTATTGATCCAATTAGGGGCATAACGAATAAATCTTCTGGTAAAATGGGTTTGGAGTTAGCTAAACAAGCTTATATTCGTGGATTTGATGTTACATTAATTGTGGCGAATGTTAGTGTAAAAATACCTTCTGTTTTTAATGTTATTGAGGTTGAAACAGCTGGTGAGATGAATGATGCAATTAGTGAATTAATTGCTACTCAGGATATTTTTATTTCAACAGCAGCTGTTTCTGATTTTAAATTTGAAGACAAAGAAAGTCATAAAATTGATTCTTCAAAAGCATTATCTATAAATTTGAAACCTACAATTAAAATTATTCGCCAAATTAAAAAATTAAATCCTAATATTTTTTTAGTGGGATTTAAAGCTGAATTTAATCTTTCTAAACAAGATATAATAGCTAGTGCAAAACAACAAATTAAGGATGCTGGAACTGATTTGGTAATAGCTAATGATGTTAGTGATGAAAATTGTCATTTTGGCTCAGATAATAATAAAGTTTGGATTGTAGATAATGAGAATATTATAAATGTTCCTTTAACTTCAAAAAAAGAGGTAGCTAGAATAATTTTTGATGTTATTTTGAAAAAATTTTAA
- a CDS encoding fibrillarin-like rRNA/tRNA 2'-O-methyltransferase, translating to MKVYLKDGQIATKNLTPGISVYGEELIQEKEEYRIWNPRRSKLAAALLNGLENLDIPHDAKVLYLGASTGTTVSHISDLVTQGKIYAVEFSPTTAKKLVRLARQRTNIAPILGDATKPKNYLNIVEKADIIYCDVAQPTQSQLFMKNMNLIGKDTATGVLMIKARSIDVVQKPKKIFKEEERKLREKGFKIIEKVKLEPYEKDHIAFVIEKNF from the coding sequence ATGAAAGTTTATTTAAAGGATGGTCAAATTGCTACTAAAAATCTAACCCCTGGAATTTCAGTTTATGGTGAAGAGCTAATTCAAGAAAAAGAAGAATACAGAATATGGAATCCTAGAAGGTCTAAATTAGCTGCTGCATTATTAAATGGATTAGAAAATCTAGACATTCCCCATGACGCAAAAGTTTTATACTTAGGTGCATCAACTGGAACAACCGTTTCACACATTTCTGATTTAGTAACCCAAGGAAAAATATATGCTGTTGAATTTTCACCAACTACAGCAAAAAAATTAGTGAGATTAGCCAGACAAAGGACTAATATTGCTCCGATTTTAGGAGATGCAACCAAACCCAAAAATTATCTTAATATAGTTGAAAAGGCAGACATTATATACTGTGATGTAGCTCAACCAACCCAAAGTCAATTATTTATGAAAAATATGAACTTAATTGGAAAAGATACTGCAACAGGAGTATTAATGATAAAAGCTAGAAGTATTGACGTTGTACAAAAACCAAAAAAGATTTTTAAGGAAGAAGAAAGAAAATTAAGAGAAAAAGGTTTTAAAATTATTGAAAAAGTAAAATTAGAACCTTACGAAAAAGACCATATTGCATTTGTAATAGAGAAAAATTTTTAA